From the Nodularia sphaerocarpa UHCC 0038 genome, the window ACAACCCATAAAATCTGGGATAATTGATTTTTCATAATTGATTGCTCAGGCTTTTAGGTTAATTCGCATAAGTGAGAATAATTTTAGAGAAATTTATCAATAAAAACCGCAATTCATTGCAAAAATAATTAGGAGTTCATAAAGTTAATCACGCATCTGTCTTTTGAGGTATTTTAGAAGATTTTTTGCCTTTGATTATTGCTGATTAAAGTGTTAAATTGCTTTTAAGTTATTTTTGATCGGTGGATATCCTGAGAAAATATATATGATGATTATGAGTGTAGGCGAATTTATATCTATTAAATAGATATCAGAGGAAAGTCAAATATGAAAATCGGGCAATTGCTGGGATTTTTTGCGCTAGTTATCTCACTGTATATCCTCTGGGAAATTCGCCAGTTATTGTTACTCTTATTTACAGCCATCGTGCTAGCAACAGCCATCAGCCAATTAGTGCAGAGATTTCAACGGTCGGGGATGCAGAGAATTTGGGCTGTGTGGCTGAGTGTGCTGATTGTCCTCACTGTGTTAGTTGGTTGTTTCCTGGTAATTGTGCCACCTTTTATTGCACAGTTTGAGGAATTAGTCAAGTTGTTTCCCATTGGAATAGCTCAGATTCAGCAGGTGATTACTTGGTTAGAAGGTACGATTATCGGACCTTATGTCACGAATTTACCAGACATTAATAATTTAATTCAACAACTACAGCCATTAACTGAAAATATCTGGAGACAAGCGATCGCTTTTTTCTCAACTGGCTTTACTGCGGTATTAGAATTATTATTGGTAATAATTTTAACTTTGATGCTGTTAGTCAATCCCCAACCCTATCGTAAAGTATTTGTCCGGTGTTTCCCCTCATTTTATCGCCATCGGGTGGAAGAAATTCTCACTTTGTGCGGCGAGGGTCTGGGACACTG encodes:
- a CDS encoding AI-2E family transporter — protein: MKIGQLLGFFALVISLYILWEIRQLLLLLFTAIVLATAISQLVQRFQRSGMQRIWAVWLSVLIVLTVLVGCFLVIVPPFIAQFEELVKLFPIGIAQIQQVITWLEGTIIGPYVTNLPDINNLIQQLQPLTENIWRQAIAFFSTGFTAVLELLLVIILTLMLLVNPQPYRKVFVRCFPSFYRHRVEEILTLCGEGLGHWTVGALITMVFIGFLSGLGLLILRVPLVLAHAVLAGLLNFIPNIGPTLSVILPMTIAFLDAPWKAIAVLILYLIIQNVESYWLTPTVMAKQVSLLPAFTLTAQLFFASFFGALGLVMALPLAVVAKTWIEELVFKDILDKWKQTSS